From a single Acidobacteriota bacterium genomic region:
- a CDS encoding energy transducer TonB produces the protein MKNRMRKTAFIVCLAIAVAPAVWAGPESASATIKMRFLEGVREAGKPGVAVVTSSYLQPVFSGALEARDDLESERKQIARVFNLKDVRLITEADLAMAAPKGLGKPGEDQIKHRFRMNGREFGVALTPRAGTSGVLPIFRLQVEETVEAKTSEILDTAFQTAAGKTAVFGFESAAGEPYFLSLRFEGEILGTVRAIGRIQPPKLIRKTEPVYPEIARQARVDGIVILEVMTDIYGRVQNVKVLRSIPLLDQAAVDAVRQWIYEPMIIDGKPRPILFTVTVRFAPDKDKDKDIDKDVDKEKEEEIGGVAGDVYGAVGLPIKARGDIKPPKLIRIVEPVYPEEAREKGIDGIVILEAVTDIYGRVADARILKSIPELDQAAIDAVRQWLYEPMIIDGKPHPVIFTVTVRFQKK, from the coding sequence ATGAAGAATAGGATGCGAAAAACAGCTTTCATCGTCTGTCTGGCGATTGCAGTCGCCCCGGCCGTCTGGGCCGGGCCGGAGTCCGCCTCAGCCACGATCAAGATGCGTTTTCTGGAGGGCGTGCGCGAGGCCGGAAAACCCGGCGTCGCCGTGGTGACGTCCTCCTATCTCCAGCCAGTCTTCAGCGGGGCTCTCGAGGCTCGGGACGATCTGGAAAGCGAGAGAAAACAGATTGCCAGGGTCTTCAACCTGAAGGACGTTCGCTTGATCACGGAGGCGGACCTGGCCATGGCTGCGCCCAAGGGCCTGGGCAAACCGGGCGAAGATCAAATCAAGCATCGCTTCCGAATGAATGGGCGGGAATTTGGGGTGGCGTTGACGCCGAGGGCCGGGACATCGGGCGTCCTCCCGATATTCCGTCTTCAGGTCGAGGAAACTGTCGAGGCGAAGACCTCCGAAATCCTGGACACGGCTTTCCAAACCGCGGCCGGCAAGACCGCTGTTTTCGGTTTCGAAAGTGCGGCCGGCGAGCCCTATTTCCTGTCTTTGAGATTCGAGGGCGAAATTCTCGGCACGGTCAGAGCGATCGGACGCATTCAACCGCCGAAACTCATCCGGAAGACCGAACCCGTCTATCCGGAGATCGCCCGCCAGGCCAGAGTGGACGGCATCGTCATTCTCGAGGTCATGACGGATATTTACGGGCGCGTACAGAACGTCAAAGTCCTGCGGTCCATCCCGCTTCTCGACCAGGCGGCCGTCGATGCCGTGCGGCAGTGGATTTACGAACCCATGATCATCGACGGCAAGCCGCGTCCAATTTTGTTCACCGTCACAGTGCGATTTGCCCCCGACAAGGACAAGGATAAGGATATCGATAAGGACGTTGATAAGGAGAAAGAGGAAGAGATCGGCGGGGTCGCGGGAGATGTCTACGGGGCGGTCGGTCTGCCCATCAAGGCCAGAGGCGACATCAAGCCGCCCAAGCTCATTCGCATCGTCGAGCCCGTCTACCCTGAAGAAGCCAGAGAAAAAGGCATTGACGGCATTGTCATCCTGGAGGCCGTGACCGATATCTACGGCCGGGTCGCGGACGCCCGGATTCTCAAGTCCATCCCGGAACTCGACCAGGC
- a CDS encoding sigma-70 family RNA polymerase sigma factor — protein MNKGTMDEGNDLDLVRLCLSGEEAGASGLMDRYGPHLLAAGLNVLMNREDAEDVVQETFCRAFRHLDRFDGARSFRTWLFAIWYRRCMDVFRKRSRFRRFFDRFAAESRPARLTSNPPVKDGGPLPAAVLSTLSPRERTVLTLWAGDDRPLKDIAAIMNCSPGTVRVHLFRARKKARALLEGSHERLPHR, from the coding sequence ATGAACAAAGGAACGATGGACGAAGGGAATGACCTGGACCTCGTTCGTCTCTGCCTGAGCGGGGAAGAGGCGGGCGCCTCCGGCCTGATGGACCGGTACGGCCCTCATCTTCTGGCCGCCGGGCTGAACGTCCTCATGAACCGCGAAGACGCCGAGGACGTCGTCCAGGAGACCTTTTGCCGGGCTTTCCGGCATTTGGACAGGTTCGACGGAGCCCGGAGTTTCCGGACCTGGCTCTTCGCCATCTGGTACAGGAGATGCATGGACGTGTTCAGGAAACGCAGCCGGTTCCGGCGATTTTTCGACAGATTTGCCGCCGAAAGCCGTCCCGCGCGGTTGACTTCAAATCCCCCGGTGAAGGACGGGGGACCGCTTCCGGCCGCCGTCCTGAGCACCCTGAGCCCGCGGGAACGAACGGTTCTTACGCTCTGGGCCGGCGACGACCGGCCGCTCAAGGACATCGCCGCAATCATGAACTGCTCGCCGGGAACGGTCCGTGTCCATCTCTTCCGGGCCCGGAAAAAAGCCCGGGCTCTTCTGGAGGGATCCCATGAACGCCTGCCGCATCGTTGA